Genomic DNA from Candidatus Dojkabacteria bacterium:
CGGAACAAATGAACCCATCTGGGCCAGAAGTGAGATCAACGCGACTTGTCTAATATATGTAGACTTTCCGGACATGTTAGGACCCGTTATTATGTGAACAAATGATTGTTCAGTAATTGTAGTCGAGTTGGGAATAAAACTAGACCCTAATGTTAAATCAAGTACAGGGTGTCTTCCATTTTTTATATTTAGTAACTTTTTGCCTTCAGTCATTGCACTAACCTTCGGACATGTGTATCCACGCTTGGTTGCAACTAATGAGAAAGAATTATACAAGTCCAGAAATGATATGTATTTTATTGCTTCTTTTATTGCTTTCTTATAATTTATTATGTCGGTTAACAGTTTATTAAATATTTCGCGCTCTTTAATGACAATCTTCTCCTCCGCTGAGAATATGTCGTTTTCGAATTCCTTAAGTGTTGAAGTTATAAATCGAGTGGCATTGGTTAGCGTCTGTTTATGTACATAATCTGAAGGGATCTTTTCAAGATGAGTGTTTGTAACTTCCAGATAATAACCCCATACCTTATTGAATGTAACCTTAAGTGAGGATATTCCCGTACGTGCTTGCTCTTCCTTCTCATAATTTTTTAGAAACAATGAACTGTTTAGGATTATATCCGAAAGCCTTTTAACTTCCGGATCCGCATCGGGTTTTATATATCTTCCCCCATTAATATTTGCGGGAGGAATGTCAATTAACGTGTTTTTAATAAGCTCAGTCACTTTTGTAATCTCTGCTACAATTTTGGGCGACATTGCATCCGGATAATTTTTGCAAGTAGAATTTATATCCACAACTAATGATAGACCCATACCTAGTGCAGAAACATCCCTTGGAGTTGCTCTATACATTCCAATCCTTCCGAACAGTCGTTCAATATCTGACACACGTTTAAGTAATTCTGCGATATTTAGCTTTTCGAAGTTGTTCACAAAATATTTTACTCGCTGCTGTCTCTCTAAAATCTCTTTGTGATTTAATAGTGGATTTAATATTGAATATCTTAAAAGTCTTGCACCCATACCCGTTTGAGTCTCGTTTAATGTTTCAAACAATCTGGTATTTAACTCCAGGTTGTTAACAGTCTGAGAATCAAGAATCATTGTATCGTAAATATTATAAACTCTTGGTGTCTGTAGATGGCTCGGGAGCAAAAACTGATTTTCTTCAATATATTTTAAAAGTGCACTCAACGATTTTTGAACCAAGGGGTAATCGGTTAGGCCCAGTCCATTAACATTGTGAACTCTAAATTTTGTTTCAAGCCTATAATCATTGTTTGCAAAAAATTCACGTTCCGCTACAGGATGAACAATATATGTGGTCGGAAAATTAAATATCTGTTTGTCGGAAACTACTATTTCCGATGGATTAAACTTGTTTATCTCATTCAAGGTATTCTCCCATCCTGAAATTTCAGTTACCAACAGTTCACCCGTAGAAAATTCTAAGACCACTAGTCCAAAATTATTTTTATTTTCCCAAAGAGCAACCATATAATTCCCTTTATCCTGTTTTAAAACATTTGAATGGTAAACCGTTCCGGGAGTTATTACCTGAACAACCTTTCGTTCTACTACCCCTTTGGCAAGTTTTGGATCCTCGATCTGCTCAGCAATGGCAACCGTTAACCCGGCCCCGAGTAGCTTAGGCAG
This window encodes:
- the mutS gene encoding DNA mismatch repair protein MutS, with translation MNTPLMQQYHSIKRHYENAILLFRMGDFYETFNDDAIKISKELDITLTSRDKNKDNTPLAGFPYHAMDTYLPKLLGAGLTVAIAEQIEDPKLAKGVVERKVVQVITPGTVYHSNVLKQDKGNYMVALWENKNNFGLVVLEFSTGELLVTEISGWENTLNEINKFNPSEIVVSDKQIFNFPTTYIVHPVAEREFFANNDYRLETKFRVHNVNGLGLTDYPLVQKSLSALLKYIEENQFLLPSHLQTPRVYNIYDTMILDSQTVNNLELNTRLFETLNETQTGMGARLLRYSILNPLLNHKEILERQQRVKYFVNNFEKLNIAELLKRVSDIERLFGRIGMYRATPRDVSALGMGLSLVVDINSTCKNYPDAMSPKIVAEITKVTELIKNTLIDIPPANINGGRYIKPDADPEVKRLSDIILNSSLFLKNYEKEEQARTGISSLKVTFNKVWGYYLEVTNTHLEKIPSDYVHKQTLTNATRFITSTLKEFENDIFSAEEKIVIKEREIFNKLLTDIINYKKAIKEAIKYISFLDLYNSFSLVATKRGYTCPKVSAMTEGKKLLNIKNGRHPVLDLTLGSSFIPNSTTITEQSFVHIITGPNMSGKSTYIRQVALISLLAQMGSFVPADECELTVVDRIFTRIGAGDDISSGRSTFMVEMSEVSTILRNATEFSLLILDEIGRGTSTYDGLSIAWAVTEHIAQKINARTLFATHYHELTDLSDIYSSISNYNVLVKEDETERKVVFLHSIGKGSASKSYGVHVADMAGLPSKVITRAKEVLSNFEKESIIKPIRPNIKSETKDNSQQQSLFSGVSDERIKQYENLRAMLSEVSLDETTPLKALSILSEIIKRVK